GGGGGTCAAAACCCAGTTAGCATAATGTTTAATATTTGTTGCAAGTATATTTAAACCATCGGCATCCATAACTATCGGCTTGCCACAATTTAACAGGCGATGCCATAAATCGGTTGCCATGCCACCAACGCCCATGCCAGGACCAACCACAAAGACGCCAGCTTGTTCCATCAATGGCTTTAATACTTGTGCCTTGTCGATACCGAAAGCCATAATTTCAGGACGTGCCGCAGAGATTGCTACCGCATTACTCGTGTGCGTAGCCACCGTCACTAAACCGGAACCAACACGTAATGCTGCCTCTGCCGCCATGTGAATAGCGCCCGCATAGCCAATTTTGCCACCGACCAATAGCGTGTGGCCACACTGACCTTTATGCGTGGTGCGCTTACGTGGTGCCAATAACATAGCAATGTCATTACCCAAATAACGGCGCGCAACGGGTAAATAATTCACATGGACCGCTGTCGGCACATCCAATTCATCAAACTCAATTTCACCACAATAATCTGCGGCTAAGCCGGTAAACATGCCTTGCTTTAAAGCAATGAAACTCAAGGTCACATCTGCTTCTACCACGACACCAGCAGGCATACCTGTATCTGCCAACAAACCGGAGGGAATATCGATTGCGAACACTGAGGCACCTGACCCATCACCTGATTTATAACCAGCAGCGTTGATTTTTTCAACAAGTGCCTTGGCATCACCTGTTAACGCGCGCTGCAAACCGATACCAAATAGCGCATCGACAATGACTTCATGCTCCGACAAATCAACATCAGCTTGGTACAGTTCAATAACAACGCCTCTCGCCACCGCATCATTGCACGCTGTCAGCGCCTCTTCCTTGAGTAACTGAACATCACCCAGCGTAATGACCCGCACAGATAAACCCGACTCATGACACAAACGTGCTAACACGTAACCGTCGCCACCATTATTACCTGGGCCGCAAGCAATTAATATTTTTTCCGTCTGCGGCCAATGTTCTTGCAAACAACGATAGGCGGACATACCGGCTTGCTGCATTAATTGGCAGCCAGGCATTTGATGTTGTTCAATCGCCAGCCGTTCAAACTCACGGACTTGCTCGACGCTATACAAAGCTTCGGGTAATGATGTCATGCGCGGTATCATAACGCCTATGAGTACCGAAACAAATCATAAGATGGATATGTCTGAGCTGGCAGCAGATATAAAACGCTGGGGCCAAGAGCTCGGCTTCCAACAAATCGGTATTACCGATATTGATTTGCGTGATGATGAGCAGC
This genomic interval from Gammaproteobacteria bacterium contains the following:
- a CDS encoding NAD(P)H-hydrate dehydratase; amino-acid sequence: MTSLPEALYSVEQVREFERLAIEQHQMPGCQLMQQAGMSAYRCLQEHWPQTEKILIACGPGNNGGDGYVLARLCHESGLSVRVITLGDVQLLKEEALTACNDAVARGVVIELYQADVDLSEHEVIVDALFGIGLQRALTGDAKALVEKINAAGYKSGDGSGASVFAIDIPSGLLADTGMPAGVVVEADVTLSFIALKQGMFTGLAADYCGEIEFDELDVPTAVHVNYLPVARRYLGNDIAMLLAPRKRTTHKGQCGHTLLVGGKIGYAGAIHMAAEAALRVGSGLVTVATHTSNAVAISAARPEIMAFGIDKAQVLKPLMEQAGVFVVGPGMGVGGMATDLWHRLLNCGKPIVMDADGLNILATNIKHYANWVLTPHPGEAARLLDVETVAIQADRYAAIKALQQRYGGVVVLKGSGTLICDSEGEISVVNAGNPGMASGGMGDVLAGIIGGLLAQGLSLRDAARAGVWLHASAANKAAKVGERGLLATDLLPHLRRLVNPRENLEQAI